TTAGTGATCTGTTTGCTACCAATTAATTGAGCGACAACAGAGATTGTATTCGCAGTGGCTCTAGCCATGGCTGTTACATTATTTGATCGGTCTTTATACGTTACCATTTCATACTCATACGACATTTTCTGTCCATCTTTCACACCGCTTACCTGGACTCTTAACAGAACAGCATCATCTTTATCTTTTAAATCTACAATTGGATCAATCGTCTTAAGAAGAACTTCTCTAGGTTTCACCTTAACTCCATTTACCTCAACTTCAAAATCATTTTTCGTTAAGTTAAGGTCAACCAGTAGCTTCATTTTCTCTGCATGACCCGGGTAGCGAATCGTTTTATACTCAAGGTCGTGAATAGTAGGATAAGACTGAAGGAGCGTTGATGTCCCTCCTGACGTATGGAAAGCTTCAAGTGGACCGAATTTATCAAAATAGAGGCGCTCCACTTCTGTTAAAGATTCCACTTGTAGTTTCGATCCATTTCGGATAATCGTGGAAGGGTCTGTATAATGGTCTAGTAAACCTTCCATAGAAAAAACGTGATTGTATTCAAGGGGTGCTTCTGGCTTTACAGGGATCCCTCCCACAAATAAACGAATCGATTCCGCCTGATCTAGTTTGCTCACGCCGTATCCTGAAAGAATATTAATCATTCCTGGTGCTACACCTAAATCTGGAATGATTGTCACGCCCGCTGTGATGGCGTCCTCATTCATGAGAAGCACATTATCAGTTACGCTCCCAATATGCCCCCCTAAA
The nucleotide sequence above comes from Pontibacillus chungwhensis. Encoded proteins:
- a CDS encoding saccharopine dehydrogenase family protein, translating into MKIGVLGSGLMGKEAARDLTQNPSVTEVGLADIDLERAEAVCRGLGSTKMKAYQVDASNADELRAYMRQFDVIINALFYSFNERVAQTAIEVGVSSVDLGGHIGSVTDNVLLMNEDAITAGVTIIPDLGVAPGMINILSGYGVSKLDQAESIRLFVGGIPVKPEAPLEYNHVFSMEGLLDHYTDPSTIIRNGSKLQVESLTEVERLYFDKFGPLEAFHTSGGTSTLLQSYPTIHDLEYKTIRYPGHAEKMKLLVDLNLTKNDFEVEVNGVKVKPREVLLKTIDPIVDLKDKDDAVLLRVQVSGVKDGQKMSYEYEMVTYKDRSNNVTAMARATANTISVVAQLIGSKQITKRGVHPPEKIVPGDIYIKEMAKRGVEIKENRIIQPSQVQI